The proteins below come from a single Fusibacter sp. A1 genomic window:
- the polA gene encoding DNA polymerase I, translating to MQKRALIIDGNSIINRAFFGIRNMATPDGFPTNALYGFLSIYQSVSAEIKPSYVAVAFDLKGPTFRHKTFEAYKAGRKGMPDELRMQMPVLKEILKAMGIEILELQGFEADDLLGTASKFLGEHGVHSYVLTGDKDALQLVDETTSVYYHGTKNKVIYNPMLVEEDMGVPPNRVIDLKGLMGDSSDNIPGIPKVGKVTANKLLEEFGTVENLIKNSSEIKNARIKGLVEEHAELAVLSKKLATIVREVPVEMDLSEFEIAEPNMTELVALFQKYSLHSFLQKLGVEHAQEISHVTEAEDAFSVAQTADEIDSFFKQININEELYLSILYDKVTLVNDEISYIGIARKDGEGILVHGDLVNDVVFALNSLALSGTIKLAGHDIKNEMLILRRYGINNIKPVFDAQIAMYLVDANRKSYELNDLTLDLLGKSMATQEDVLGKGVKKVTFKEADSEKALSFINEKLKAVKVIHEILLDRMQELELIKLFDEVEMPLVEVLVDMEYVGFNIKPEVLDVLDVELNELIANLQSEIYEAAGTEFNINSPKQLGVILFETLGLPPIKKTKTGYSTSHDVLVELITKHNIIEKIIDYRTYAKLKSTYIDGLRAVINPITGRIHSSLNQTVAATGRLSSTEPNLQNIPIRLEMGRELRKVFIASQGNVLVDADYSQIELRVLAHMSNDPMLKKAYTENIDIHALTASQVFETPLDEVTPDLRSRAKEVNFGIVYGMSDFGLSETLKITRKTAKEYIENYFAKYPNVKGYMNECKEFCSKTGYSETILGRKRFIPEIKNKNFNIRQYGERMAMNTPIQGSAADIIKLAMIKVYNALKESGLKSQLILQVHDELIIDTKKDEIEKVEALLEKCMLEAVELSVPLSIDMHTGDSWFDAK from the coding sequence ATGCAAAAGAGAGCATTGATCATAGACGGAAACAGCATCATCAATAGAGCCTTCTTCGGAATCAGAAACATGGCTACGCCAGACGGGTTCCCGACGAATGCCCTTTACGGATTTTTAAGCATCTACCAGAGCGTCTCAGCAGAGATCAAACCAAGCTATGTGGCGGTCGCCTTCGATTTGAAGGGGCCGACATTCAGACATAAGACCTTCGAAGCCTATAAGGCGGGGCGCAAAGGAATGCCCGACGAACTCAGAATGCAGATGCCTGTGCTTAAAGAAATACTTAAAGCCATGGGGATTGAAATACTCGAACTTCAGGGATTCGAGGCGGACGACCTGCTAGGTACCGCATCAAAATTTCTAGGAGAACACGGAGTGCACTCCTACGTGCTCACAGGTGATAAGGATGCCCTGCAGCTGGTGGATGAAACCACTTCGGTCTATTATCACGGAACAAAAAACAAGGTCATCTACAATCCCATGCTCGTCGAAGAGGACATGGGTGTGCCACCTAACAGGGTCATCGACCTGAAAGGCCTCATGGGGGACAGCTCGGACAACATTCCAGGTATCCCTAAGGTGGGGAAGGTGACAGCTAATAAACTGCTCGAAGAATTCGGTACGGTCGAGAACCTGATCAAGAACTCATCTGAGATCAAAAACGCCCGCATCAAAGGACTGGTGGAAGAACATGCGGAGCTGGCAGTGCTTTCTAAAAAGCTGGCGACCATCGTTCGTGAAGTGCCGGTCGAGATGGACCTAAGCGAGTTCGAGATCGCAGAACCCAACATGACAGAACTTGTAGCGCTCTTTCAAAAGTACAGCCTGCATAGTTTCTTGCAAAAGTTGGGTGTGGAGCACGCCCAGGAAATTTCGCATGTAACAGAGGCAGAAGACGCATTTTCAGTCGCACAGACGGCGGATGAAATCGACAGTTTCTTTAAACAGATCAACATCAACGAGGAGCTCTACCTGTCGATCCTTTACGATAAGGTGACCCTTGTAAACGACGAAATCAGCTACATCGGAATCGCCCGCAAAGACGGCGAGGGAATACTCGTTCACGGCGACCTGGTCAATGATGTGGTATTCGCACTCAACTCCCTTGCGCTTAGCGGTACCATAAAGCTTGCAGGGCATGACATTAAAAATGAGATGCTGATCCTTAGAAGATATGGAATCAACAACATAAAGCCCGTATTTGACGCGCAGATCGCCATGTACCTGGTGGATGCCAACCGTAAAAGCTACGAGCTCAACGACCTGACGCTCGATCTTTTGGGCAAATCGATGGCGACACAGGAGGATGTGCTCGGAAAAGGCGTCAAGAAGGTCACCTTCAAAGAGGCGGATTCAGAAAAAGCCTTGTCCTTCATCAACGAAAAGCTAAAGGCCGTGAAGGTCATTCATGAGATCCTACTGGATAGGATGCAGGAACTGGAACTGATCAAGCTCTTTGATGAAGTGGAAATGCCCCTTGTAGAAGTGCTGGTTGACATGGAATACGTCGGCTTCAACATCAAGCCCGAAGTGCTGGATGTGTTGGATGTCGAGCTTAACGAGCTGATCGCAAACCTACAGTCAGAAATCTACGAGGCAGCGGGAACAGAGTTCAACATCAACTCGCCAAAGCAACTGGGAGTCATTCTTTTTGAAACCCTGGGCCTACCGCCCATCAAAAAGACAAAAACCGGTTATTCCACAAGCCACGACGTGCTTGTCGAACTGATCACAAAACATAACATCATCGAAAAGATCATCGACTACAGAACCTATGCCAAACTGAAATCAACCTATATCGACGGCCTAAGAGCGGTGATCAACCCTATCACAGGACGCATCCACTCAAGCCTCAACCAGACGGTTGCGGCCACAGGAAGGCTATCAAGCACCGAACCCAACCTTCAGAACATACCGATTAGACTGGAGATGGGCAGAGAGCTTAGAAAAGTGTTCATCGCAAGTCAGGGTAACGTACTGGTGGACGCCGACTATTCGCAAATCGAACTGAGAGTGCTTGCGCACATGTCGAACGACCCTATGCTAAAAAAAGCCTACACAGAAAACATCGACATACACGCGCTCACCGCATCACAGGTGTTCGAGACACCACTTGACGAGGTGACACCCGATTTGAGAAGCAGGGCCAAAGAAGTCAACTTCGGAATCGTCTACGGCATGAGCGACTTTGGACTGTCAGAGACACTTAAGATCACAAGAAAAACGGCAAAAGAATATATCGAAAACTATTTTGCGAAATATCCTAACGTAAAAGGGTATATGAATGAATGTAAGGAGTTTTGTTCAAAGACAGGGTACTCCGAGACCATCCTAGGTCGAAAGCGATTCATCCCTGAAATCAAGAACAAGAACTTCAACATCAGACAATACGGAGAGCGTATGGCGATGAACACCCCGATACAAGGAAGCGCCGCAGACATCATCAAACTTGCGATGATCAAAGTCTACAACGCCTTAAAAGAATCGGGTCTTAAAAGCCAACTCATCCTACAGGTACACGATGAACTGATCATCGACACCAAAAAAGACGAAATAGAAAAAGTAGAGGCATTGCTCGAAAAATGTATGCTCGAAGCAGTCGAACTGTCAGTACCCCTGAGCATAGACATGCATACGGGAGACAGCTGGTTTGACGCGAAATAG
- a CDS encoding SIMPL domain-containing protein translates to MKKIYLIALTILLVVGLVVTIDMLDLTGAKISAETTTDQLNIVSVGGEGVILVKPDLAYINVGVQTRHEDASAAQEENRMKMTAVIEALKEAGIKEADLVTTNYNIYRTYDYNKPFMEGQEQPMFYQVDNSVRITIRDVDTVGDMIDVAFAAEANNIHNIQFDISNRAEYYDDALVLAMNNAKDKATAIMGTFGEKPDKPHRVVESMYTSAPYTNTYYEAADMKASSTPVEAGELAIKANLTVEYSY, encoded by the coding sequence ATGAAAAAAATATACCTAATCGCACTCACTATACTCCTTGTGGTCGGCCTAGTCGTCACCATCGACATGCTCGATCTTACCGGCGCTAAGATAAGTGCCGAAACAACGACTGACCAACTAAACATCGTATCGGTCGGCGGAGAAGGCGTCATTCTCGTCAAACCTGACTTGGCTTACATCAATGTTGGAGTACAGACAAGACACGAGGACGCATCTGCAGCGCAAGAAGAGAATAGGATGAAGATGACAGCTGTCATCGAAGCCCTAAAAGAAGCGGGAATCAAAGAAGCTGATCTTGTAACCACCAACTATAACATCTACCGCACCTATGACTATAATAAACCATTCATGGAAGGTCAGGAGCAACCGATGTTCTACCAAGTGGACAACTCTGTACGTATCACAATCAGAGACGTCGACACGGTGGGTGACATGATCGATGTGGCGTTCGCTGCAGAAGCCAACAACATCCATAACATCCAGTTCGACATCTCCAACCGCGCCGAGTATTATGACGACGCACTGGTACTGGCAATGAACAACGCCAAAGACAAGGCGACAGCCATTATGGGTACCTTCGGTGAAAAGCCTGACAAACCTCATCGAGTAGTAGAATCCATGTACACTTCCGCTCCTTATACAAACACCTATTATGAAGCGGCAGATATGAAAGCTTCAAGCACGCCCGTAGAAGCTGGAGAGCTTGCTATCAAGGCGAATCTGACAGTTGAATACAGTTATTAA
- a CDS encoding DUF4349 domain-containing protein has protein sequence MKCKLTEEQINDYLDHLLNEEEVKQVETHLAECDDCRELVETGQMVMKALKELPMKTLPEGFEKSLHAELEKVSKEIKETKSKVSLYSKFKNNTKTWQRGLSYAAAVFVVGFIGLGTLPALTGGTDFNMAKSSNDEMDYAMAEPAMMDSAAEMESGVSITFSEAPMEESFLKDADASDREYGDGGETVTSTSETKSDIQNRKLIKSGQIQLEVLDYDQTFEAITHQANLLGGYVENSYTGSYREYYRGEEQQLKEGYIVIRIPQDSFDSAFTEVAGLGEVISKQQSVEDITSMYRDTMNEVKNLEVRETALREIMNKAENVTEIIEVERELSRVRNDINRLTGNLQAWDRLVSLSSIHIGIKEVKDLTSFVEPVDPTVFTRAKEAFIKSTNRLVEWLENTFVGFIGLLPILLPVIILGAVIAVVLTIIRKRRKSK, from the coding sequence ATGAAATGTAAATTGACAGAAGAGCAAATCAATGATTATCTCGATCATTTGTTGAATGAAGAAGAAGTGAAGCAAGTGGAAACACATCTCGCTGAATGTGATGATTGCCGTGAACTCGTAGAGACTGGTCAGATGGTGATGAAAGCGCTTAAGGAGCTTCCAATGAAGACGTTGCCAGAAGGATTTGAAAAATCATTACACGCAGAACTAGAAAAGGTAAGCAAAGAAATTAAAGAGACAAAATCGAAAGTAAGTCTTTACAGCAAGTTTAAAAACAACACAAAAACGTGGCAACGTGGATTATCCTATGCGGCTGCTGTATTCGTTGTCGGTTTTATCGGTCTTGGCACCTTGCCGGCACTGACTGGCGGTACTGATTTCAATATGGCAAAATCATCCAATGATGAGATGGACTACGCGATGGCAGAACCTGCCATGATGGACTCCGCTGCAGAAATGGAAAGCGGCGTATCGATCACCTTCAGTGAAGCGCCCATGGAAGAATCCTTCTTAAAAGACGCTGACGCATCCGACCGTGAGTATGGAGACGGTGGAGAGACGGTAACTTCAACATCCGAGACTAAAAGCGACATTCAAAACAGAAAACTGATCAAGTCTGGGCAGATTCAGCTCGAAGTGCTTGATTACGACCAGACCTTCGAAGCGATTACCCATCAGGCGAACTTGCTTGGCGGTTATGTGGAGAACAGTTACACCGGCTCTTACAGGGAATATTACAGGGGTGAGGAACAACAGCTCAAAGAAGGTTATATCGTCATCCGCATCCCTCAGGACTCGTTTGACAGCGCATTTACCGAAGTAGCAGGTCTTGGTGAGGTGATCAGCAAACAGCAAAGCGTCGAGGACATCACCAGCATGTACAGGGACACCATGAATGAAGTGAAAAACCTTGAGGTTCGTGAGACCGCACTACGAGAAATCATGAACAAGGCTGAAAACGTCACTGAAATCATCGAAGTGGAACGCGAACTCAGCAGAGTCAGAAACGACATCAACCGTCTCACTGGCAATCTGCAGGCGTGGGACCGTTTGGTATCTCTATCAAGTATCCACATAGGCATTAAAGAAGTAAAAGATCTTACTTCATTTGTAGAACCGGTGGACCCGACGGTCTTTACTAGAGCAAAAGAAGCCTTTATCAAATCGACCAATCGACTCGTCGAGTGGCTTGAGAATACCTTTGTAGGATTTATTGGCTTATTACCAATACTGCTTCCAGTAATCATCCTTGGTGCAGTAATCGCAGTAGTTCTGACTATTATCAGAAAAAGGAGGAAGTCTAAATGA
- a CDS encoding RNA polymerase sigma factor, producing the protein MTDAEKLLLKRSQQGDVVAFEQLIAKHQTLAYNVAYRILGNEEDAKDATQEALVKVFRNINKFKGEASFGTWLYRIVVNACNDYIRKHRKVVTYSMDHDKETEDGAVKMELADDGPTPESALEAKDLKETVQKALAKLPEANRIVVVLRDIQGFSYEEIAEMIEVPVGTVKSRINRGRDMLKKILISDQTFTFDLAR; encoded by the coding sequence TTGACAGATGCTGAAAAATTATTGCTTAAGCGAAGTCAACAAGGGGATGTGGTAGCGTTCGAACAACTCATCGCTAAACATCAGACCCTTGCCTATAACGTAGCTTACCGGATACTCGGTAACGAAGAAGATGCAAAAGACGCGACACAAGAAGCGCTAGTCAAAGTATTTAGAAACATCAATAAATTCAAAGGTGAGGCTAGTTTTGGAACATGGCTTTATCGGATTGTGGTAAATGCTTGCAATGACTACATAAGAAAACACAGAAAAGTCGTTACCTATTCCATGGATCATGATAAGGAAACAGAAGATGGCGCCGTGAAGATGGAACTTGCAGACGATGGACCGACACCTGAGTCGGCTCTTGAGGCGAAGGATCTGAAAGAGACCGTGCAAAAGGCGCTTGCAAAACTCCCGGAAGCCAATAGGATCGTCGTAGTGCTCAGGGACATTCAGGGATTCAGTTATGAGGAAATCGCTGAGATGATCGAGGTTCCTGTCGGAACGGTAAAATCAAGAATCAATCGAGGAAGAGACATGCTAAAGAAAATACTTATCAGTGATCAGACGTTCACGTTTGATCTGGCACGGTGA
- a CDS encoding metal-dependent hydrolase gives MDPITHGMIGLAISTFSGKAVNLDNPIAIGCALGAMSPDLDTITRLFKDDAYYLKHHRGASHSIPMLAVFSVAITAGLYFIFPGMAIWQVLLWTFIGALSHTAFDILNSYGAMLLRKKRKLNLLTLYDPIITGLGIWLIAQRNVSVLLNASLLVVFATYMVWRYYMKKRAVSDLVTLYNKDYQVKEVTVLPSLMAFYKWDYIVKTKDYTFVGKYNQLVKRTKLIERFDAQDEDLRAIFDDTSLGAYFNDFSPNLHIVHHEDEDHYKMRIIDLRFYVKNRFLHHATLEVKKECKGVVKSELHPYKLNKRVSFTEAS, from the coding sequence TTGGATCCTATTACCCATGGCATGATCGGACTTGCAATTTCAACGTTTTCAGGAAAAGCCGTCAATCTGGACAACCCGATTGCGATAGGTTGCGCGCTAGGCGCGATGAGTCCTGACCTGGATACGATCACTCGTCTCTTTAAGGACGACGCATATTATCTTAAGCATCATCGAGGCGCGTCGCATTCGATTCCCATGTTGGCGGTGTTCTCAGTCGCTATCACGGCAGGCCTTTATTTCATCTTCCCTGGAATGGCCATTTGGCAAGTGCTGCTTTGGACCTTTATCGGCGCCTTGTCGCACACGGCATTTGATATCTTAAATTCTTACGGAGCCATGCTGCTTCGAAAAAAACGAAAGCTGAATCTTTTGACTTTATATGATCCGATCATCACAGGACTTGGAATTTGGCTGATCGCTCAAAGAAACGTAAGCGTATTGCTGAACGCCTCGCTGCTCGTGGTATTCGCCACTTATATGGTTTGGCGCTATTACATGAAGAAAAGGGCCGTATCGGATCTTGTGACCTTATATAATAAGGACTACCAGGTAAAAGAAGTGACTGTGCTGCCTTCACTGATGGCATTTTACAAGTGGGACTATATCGTAAAGACGAAAGACTATACCTTTGTAGGCAAGTACAATCAGCTAGTGAAACGCACAAAGCTGATCGAGCGGTTCGATGCTCAGGATGAAGATCTGAGGGCGATTTTCGATGACACTTCCTTAGGAGCCTATTTCAACGATTTCTCACCTAATCTTCACATCGTGCATCATGAGGATGAGGACCACTATAAGATGAGGATCATCGACCTCAGGTTTTATGTGAAAAACAGATTCCTCCACCATGCCACTCTCGAAGTGAAAAAAGAGTGCAAGGGTGTTGTGAAAAGTGAGTTGCATCCTTATAAACTAAATAAGAGAGTGAGTTTTACAGAAGCTAGTTAA
- the zupT gene encoding zinc transporter ZupT: MNNVWFAFGLTIFAGLSTGIGSMLAFYTKQTNKKFLSGSLGFSAGVMIYVSFIEIFPKAKDSLSIAVGPRLGYLYTTLAFFAGIALIALIDKFVPSFENPHEMMDVNDMQNDEGNNKALMRMGLFSALAIGIHNFPEGLATFIAALEDPALGVSIAVAIAIHNIPEGIAVSVPIYFATGDKKKAFFYSFLSGLSEPIGALLGYFLLMRYFNDMMFGLVFASVAGIMVYISLDELLPTAEKYGHHHIAIWGVISGMVVMAASLLLFV; this comes from the coding sequence ATGAATAATGTATGGTTTGCATTTGGTTTAACAATTTTTGCTGGTTTATCAACGGGTATTGGCAGTATGCTTGCTTTTTACACAAAACAAACTAACAAAAAATTTCTATCAGGATCTTTAGGTTTTTCAGCAGGTGTGATGATTTATGTATCTTTTATTGAGATTTTTCCAAAGGCAAAAGACTCACTCTCTATCGCTGTTGGACCAAGACTTGGTTATTTGTATACGACACTCGCTTTTTTTGCAGGTATCGCGCTCATCGCTTTAATTGATAAGTTCGTGCCATCATTTGAAAATCCCCATGAAATGATGGATGTCAATGATATGCAAAACGATGAAGGAAACAATAAAGCCCTTATGAGGATGGGTTTGTTTTCCGCACTCGCAATCGGTATACATAACTTCCCGGAGGGACTCGCAACTTTTATTGCGGCATTAGAAGACCCCGCACTTGGTGTCAGTATCGCTGTTGCTATCGCTATTCACAACATACCTGAAGGTATAGCCGTTTCTGTTCCAATCTATTTTGCAACAGGAGACAAAAAAAAGGCCTTCTTTTATTCTTTCTTATCAGGTCTTTCAGAACCTATTGGTGCCCTGCTGGGTTATTTCCTCCTTATGAGATATTTTAATGATATGATGTTTGGTTTAGTCTTTGCAAGCGTTGCAGGTATCATGGTCTATATCTCATTGGATGAGTTGCTACCAACTGCAGAAAAATACGGGCATCATCATATCGCCATCTGGGGCGTTATTTCTGGTATGGTTGTTATGGCTGCCAGCTTGCTATTGTTCGTTTAA
- a CDS encoding MATE family efflux transporter, translating into MDKRDLILKGNIGKAILTLAIPIMLNNLIQTFYNLTDTYFVSKLGTVEMASMQFIWPLIWFMMSLGMGLSIGGVALISQYFGAGKFVKAKEHAGQLITIALIGGTAFGLIGAVFSDVIVASMGAEGELLALSSTYLRIMFIGLPSVFLFFAFSAIKQGEGDTKTPMIISGLSVVLNIILDPIFIFGFGWGIAGAAIATVLSRTVFLAVAWVLLFKKPSEHMKLVAHDLKLQGHMVKSILSIGMPAAIGQSMTSLGFVVLNMFLLGYGEAILTAFAIGNRISSLIFMPAGGIAGALTAIIGQNIGAGQIKRANQAFLKSVWYSSLIMGIGAIVMFFFTEQSVEIFTKDPYIIEQSSYYLKMILVTIPLFGFYNCLIGLFQGSGHTISAMVIMMGRLWGLRIPMILVMRAFDYKEAVGIWYAMILSNVIIVVIGLLMYLTGKWREPVVSKKEERIKAAIKEIG; encoded by the coding sequence ATGGATAAGCGTGATTTAATACTTAAAGGGAATATCGGCAAGGCGATCTTGACCTTGGCGATACCGATAATGCTCAATAACCTGATACAGACTTTTTATAACTTGACAGACACGTATTTTGTCAGTAAGCTTGGAACCGTTGAAATGGCGAGCATGCAGTTTATCTGGCCGCTTATCTGGTTTATGATGAGCCTTGGCATGGGCCTTTCCATAGGGGGCGTGGCACTGATTTCACAATACTTTGGCGCAGGAAAATTCGTCAAGGCCAAGGAACATGCCGGTCAATTGATTACGATAGCCCTGATCGGCGGTACTGCCTTTGGACTGATAGGTGCGGTATTTTCTGATGTCATCGTAGCCTCAATGGGCGCCGAGGGAGAGCTGCTTGCATTATCGAGCACCTACTTAAGGATCATGTTCATAGGACTGCCCTCCGTTTTCTTATTCTTCGCATTTTCAGCGATAAAACAGGGCGAAGGAGACACGAAAACTCCGATGATCATCAGTGGATTGTCGGTAGTGCTTAACATCATCCTAGACCCCATCTTCATCTTCGGGTTCGGTTGGGGCATAGCTGGTGCTGCCATAGCGACAGTGCTTTCGAGGACCGTATTCTTAGCCGTGGCATGGGTGCTATTGTTTAAAAAACCGTCCGAGCATATGAAACTTGTCGCTCACGACCTGAAGCTTCAAGGACATATGGTAAAGTCTATCTTGAGTATCGGTATGCCTGCAGCAATCGGCCAGTCCATGACCTCGCTTGGCTTTGTGGTGCTCAACATGTTTCTACTTGGTTACGGAGAGGCGATACTCACAGCCTTTGCGATAGGAAACAGGATTAGTTCGCTGATCTTCATGCCCGCTGGCGGCATCGCCGGCGCCTTGACTGCGATCATCGGACAAAACATAGGCGCTGGTCAGATAAAAAGAGCGAATCAGGCGTTTTTAAAAAGCGTATGGTATTCTTCACTGATCATGGGAATAGGTGCCATCGTGATGTTCTTCTTTACAGAGCAGTCTGTGGAGATCTTCACAAAAGACCCTTATATCATAGAACAGAGCAGTTACTACCTTAAAATGATCTTAGTGACCATCCCCTTATTTGGGTTTTACAACTGCCTGATCGGATTATTCCAAGGATCGGGCCATACGATATCAGCAATGGTCATCATGATGGGCAGGTTATGGGGCTTAAGAATCCCTATGATACTCGTGATGCGAGCATTTGACTATAAAGAGGCCGTTGGCATATGGTATGCGATGATCCTATCAAATGTGATCATCGTTGTGATCGGACTTTTGATGTACCTGACAGGAAAGTGGAGAGAACCGGTTGTCAGTAAAAAAGAAGAAAGAATAAAGGCCGCGATTAAAGAAATCGGCTGA
- a CDS encoding KamA family radical SAM protein gives MTTWQDKWKENYNTIDSLAKLQTTETIKVLEEVAKRHPVSIPEYYFNLIDQDDPNDPIRLLSYPSLFEADQTGDYDTSGESQNTKMPGLQHKYGPTALVLTTNACFMYCRHCFRKRMVGYSNDEISRRMNEAIEYIDSHQEINNVLLSGGDSMCMSNEHIRAYLENLSGIDHLSFIRFGSRTPVVFPERIYGDDELLMMLKTYNEKKRIIFITQFNHPNELTAEAKLSIKALQDIGITVNNQAVVLKNINDKPEIMVELLNGLTAMGVDPYYVFHCRPVKAVKAGFQLTLIETYRLMEATRPHLNGISKRFRLIMSHIRGKIEIMAADDENMIFKFHQAKSVEDNEKVFIRKIDFNGKWLDEDLEFIK, from the coding sequence ATGACAACTTGGCAAGATAAATGGAAAGAAAACTATAACACGATAGACTCGTTAGCCAAGCTACAGACAACCGAAACTATCAAGGTACTAGAAGAAGTAGCTAAACGCCACCCCGTGAGCATTCCAGAGTATTACTTCAATCTGATCGACCAGGATGATCCCAATGATCCGATTAGACTACTCAGCTATCCCAGTCTCTTTGAAGCGGATCAGACAGGTGATTACGATACATCAGGTGAAAGCCAGAACACGAAGATGCCTGGTCTTCAGCACAAGTACGGTCCTACGGCCCTAGTGCTGACAACCAATGCATGCTTTATGTATTGCAGGCACTGTTTTAGAAAACGCATGGTCGGATACAGCAACGACGAGATCAGTAGAAGAATGAACGAAGCGATCGAGTATATCGATTCCCATCAAGAAATCAACAACGTCCTGCTCAGTGGCGGAGATTCGATGTGCATGTCCAATGAGCATATCAGAGCGTATCTGGAAAACTTATCTGGCATCGACCACTTGAGCTTCATACGCTTTGGTAGCCGTACGCCTGTTGTCTTTCCAGAAAGAATCTATGGTGACGATGAGCTACTGATGATGTTGAAGACCTATAATGAGAAAAAGAGAATTATCTTTATCACCCAGTTCAATCATCCCAATGAACTGACCGCAGAAGCAAAACTTAGCATCAAGGCGCTACAGGACATAGGCATCACGGTCAACAATCAGGCGGTTGTGCTTAAGAATATCAACGATAAACCGGAGATCATGGTTGAACTCTTGAACGGACTGACCGCGATGGGTGTCGATCCATATTATGTGTTCCACTGCAGACCAGTGAAAGCGGTAAAGGCAGGATTCCAACTTACACTAATAGAGACCTACAGGCTAATGGAAGCTACAAGACCTCATTTGAATGGTATCAGCAAGCGCTTCAGGCTGATCATGTCGCATATTCGCGGTAAAATCGAGATTATGGCTGCTGATGATGAGAACATGATCTTCAAGTTCCATCAGGCTAAAAGTGTAGAAGACAACGAGAAGGTCTTTATCAGAAAGATCGATTTCAATGGAAAATGGCTTGATGAGGATTTAGAGTTTATTAAATAG
- a CDS encoding TMEM165/GDT1 family protein has translation MAVFLKAFMLIFFAEMGDKTQILAMSLAAKYPLRKVALGITIGVVANHSLAILVGYFLGQWFPEFWMGIVAGLMFIVFGLLSFRVQDDEEDGENKIKLSIVMTVAMAFFLGELGDKTQLTAIALATEGAFPLIVLLGTVSAMLVTAAIGIAIGLVLGKNVPEVLIKLASGVIFILFGAFKLIEVIPTLQSMGVQALMFVLLSLFSGVFLQPTYQLWKDGELLPMQKMAAHLKVIKKELSEFSQGACLGEDKCGRCAGVNCVIGQTKLLIDDLENKRSISYSLELLDQSLKKGFNTTLIIGALNQILLYRREHPEIVASRSKQFMEIQMRFELILFGESSHTESSDAFAAWLKSRKKEITNRIIV, from the coding sequence ATGGCAGTGTTCTTAAAGGCGTTTATGTTGATTTTCTTTGCTGAAATGGGTGATAAGACTCAAATTCTGGCGATGAGTCTGGCAGCAAAGTATCCACTGAGGAAAGTGGCGCTTGGAATAACAATTGGAGTCGTTGCAAACCACTCCTTAGCGATTCTTGTCGGTTACTTTCTGGGGCAGTGGTTTCCTGAGTTTTGGATGGGAATAGTCGCAGGACTCATGTTTATCGTTTTCGGACTCTTGTCGTTTAGAGTACAAGATGATGAGGAGGATGGCGAGAATAAAATCAAATTATCGATTGTGATGACCGTAGCTATGGCCTTCTTCTTAGGAGAACTCGGAGATAAGACCCAACTTACGGCAATCGCCCTTGCGACTGAAGGGGCTTTTCCTTTGATTGTTCTGTTAGGAACGGTCAGCGCCATGCTTGTGACAGCAGCGATTGGCATCGCCATAGGTCTTGTACTTGGCAAGAATGTTCCAGAGGTTCTGATTAAACTGGCATCTGGTGTGATATTCATCCTCTTTGGGGCATTTAAGCTGATAGAGGTGATACCGACGCTTCAAAGCATGGGAGTTCAGGCTCTGATGTTCGTACTACTCAGTCTGTTCAGTGGTGTTTTCTTACAACCGACCTATCAACTATGGAAAGACGGAGAGCTGTTGCCTATGCAGAAAATGGCAGCTCATCTGAAAGTGATAAAAAAGGAACTTTCAGAATTCAGTCAAGGAGCCTGCCTCGGTGAGGACAAATGCGGAAGGTGCGCGGGTGTGAATTGTGTGATAGGTCAGACAAAGTTGTTGATTGACGACTTGGAAAACAAGCGGTCCATCAGTTACAGTCTGGAACTCCTTGATCAAAGTCTGAAAAAGGGATTCAACACCACGCTGATCATCGGCGCATTGAATCAGATCCTTTTATATAGAAGGGAACATCCTGAAATTGTGGCAAGCAGGAGTAAGCAGTTCATGGAAATTCAAATGAGGTTTGAGTTGATCTTATTCGGCGAAAGTTCCCATACAGAATCAAGTGACGCATTTGCAGCATGGCTTAAATCAAGAAAAAAAGAAATTACAAATCGTATCATCGTATAG